GCAATTCCCCGAAGACGCGGTATGCGACACCTACATCATCACCGTCGGGACACCCCTGTCGGGTACGGGCGTGGCACGGCTGGACATGATTGAAGCCGCGGCCGGCCAGGTCGCCGCGAACATGACCGACGGCGCGCTCGTCGTGCTGCGATCCACGGTGAAAATCGGGACCACCCGTGACGTGGTGTCACCGATTCTCGCTGCGTCGGGCAAGCGGTTCGACATCGCGATGTGCCCCGAACGCACGCTGGAGGGCAATGCCCTGCTCGAGTTGCGAGAACTTCCGCAGATCGTCGGCGCGGACGAGCCGACGTCAGCCGACCGGGCTTCGGCGCTGTTCCGGTCGCTGACCAACTCGGTCGTGCAGGTATCCAGCCCGGAGACGGCCGAGATCATCAAGCTGGTCGACAACACCTATCGTGACGTGCAATTCGGCTTCGCCAACGAGGTCGCCCGGGTCTGCGACGCATACGCCGTCAAGGCTCACGAAGTGATCTCGGCCGGCAAGCTCGGCTACCGGCGCACAAACGTCGCGCTGCCGGGACTGGTCGGGGGCCCATGCCTGGAAAAGGACCCGCACATCTTGGCGCAGAGCGCGCGCGAGCGCGGCATCGAACTCGAAATCACAAGTGCCAGCAGGCACGTCAACGAGCGCCAGCCCGCCGAGACGGTGCGGTTCATCGTCGATCAGGTCAACAAGCGAAACCTGGCGGTACCGTTGAAGATCAATATTCTGGGCATGGCATTCAAGGGCGTTCCCGCGACCGACGACCTACGCGGTTCGATGTCGGTGAAGGTTCTCGACGAGCTCAAAAAGGCCTTCCCGGACTGCAAGATCGGGCTCTACGACCCGGTCATCGAGCCCGACGAGCTCGCCGCCACCTTCCCCGACGAGCAGGTGTTCGCCCGTGTCGGCGACGCGATCAGCGGCGGCGCCGACGTCGTCGTCATCGCCAACAACCACCCGGCACTGGGACGTATCTCGCCGCGCACCATGAGCGAATTCATTGAGCCCCAAGGTTTTGTCTTCGACTACTGGAACCACTTCGGACATCTGCCCGACTCGGAGCTGGGCGACTCCTATTTCGCAGTCGGCAACAGCGGACAGGTGATCTGATGTCGCAACGTGTGGTGGTCACCGGAGGCACCGGCTTCATCGGGTCATACCTGGTGCG
This genomic stretch from Mycobacterium paraterrae harbors:
- a CDS encoding nucleotide sugar dehydrogenase, with translation MSATRYDVGIVGLGYVGLTLATVLAETGKTVIGIEKRPEVVAKTNRGIPHFSETGLEDALSRVVESGKLAASEQFPEDAVCDTYIITVGTPLSGTGVARLDMIEAAAGQVAANMTDGALVVLRSTVKIGTTRDVVSPILAASGKRFDIAMCPERTLEGNALLELRELPQIVGADEPTSADRASALFRSLTNSVVQVSSPETAEIIKLVDNTYRDVQFGFANEVARVCDAYAVKAHEVISAGKLGYRRTNVALPGLVGGPCLEKDPHILAQSARERGIELEITSASRHVNERQPAETVRFIVDQVNKRNLAVPLKINILGMAFKGVPATDDLRGSMSVKVLDELKKAFPDCKIGLYDPVIEPDELAATFPDEQVFARVGDAISGGADVVVIANNHPALGRISPRTMSEFIEPQGFVFDYWNHFGHLPDSELGDSYFAVGNSGQVI